TCGTAGCAGTTCCGCAATTGTCAGCGGCAGTTGCCAAAACCGTATAATCCAATAGCGTGTATTCACAGCTCGTGTCGAAACTCACATTCTGATCCGAAGGACATGTGATCGTAGGTTTGGTGTTATCGGCTGGGGTCACGTTGAAGGTACAAGTCTCCGTGTTACCTGCGCCATCTGTGGCGGTGAGTGTGACAACTTGGCTCGCAGTGATCACCGTCCCAACGGCTGGGGATTGTGTGATCGTAGCAGTTCCGCAATTGTCAGCGGCAGTTGCCAAAACCGTATAATCCAATAGCG
This genomic interval from Reichenbachiella sp. 5M10 contains the following:
- a CDS encoding HYR domain-containing protein, which translates into the protein LLDYTVLATAADNCGTATITQSPAVGTVITASQVVTLTATDGAGNTETCTFNVTPADNTKPTITCPSDQNVSFDTSCEYTLLDYTVLATAADNCGTATITQSPAVGTVITASQVVTLTATDGAGNTETCTF